One region of Hydrogenobaculum sp. Y04AAS1 genomic DNA includes:
- a CDS encoding flagellin: protein MLSINFNYGALVANNALQQANQNVTNDITHISTGLRILSAADDPAGLFIADQLHTLGTALGQGYLNTQQGYSLAQVADGQLSQIYNTLNTMYTYAVNAGNSTNNINSAGALQNQISALAQSIKQIVNTTTFNGKALFNGNFVNQAIQFGGQAGQYINISIGNLSIERMGAAIAQTGDFTNVNNGSTAANIMAYYSGSGPINVSTTASATTYDGANTTASQTVVTSDVLFDGNKQLFINGNEVVASAYASATNAYLDANIIAGNINSVFNGTVTAQASNTLQGTEAFGTIQVASSATVSIVISRQVEQSSTVGVGFTSLTNASGQAEQLANGQYVGTVSQTINLVGGQTYSLQNIVSAINGVATNTGVYATTDSTGQYLQLYTTDGSTFQINVNVNNALGASSSQQATYGLNLAKFGAVTPASLDGTASATYGAVVSVGSLQITSPSNLQVASFGQGASTSDNLINNLVFNTQVSNSYINGYSSTNTTTVNGVQTAGYNYFVKDLLAINVTNTQGANQAQIILQNAINYVDTIRAQVGSVMQQMQTLANGDQTGQTNTLNAEAAIRDLNVSQAMTQYQNDNTLQQSALAMLAQANAVPQQLLTLFR, encoded by the coding sequence TCTATTTATAGCAGACCAATTACATACGTTGGGTACAGCTTTAGGACAGGGTTATTTAAATACCCAGCAAGGCTATTCTTTGGCTCAAGTGGCTGATGGACAACTATCTCAAATCTACAACACTCTAAACACCATGTACACTTACGCCGTTAACGCTGGTAACTCCACCAACAACATAAACTCAGCTGGTGCTTTACAAAACCAAATATCAGCTTTAGCACAATCTATCAAACAAATCGTTAACACCACCACGTTTAACGGCAAAGCACTTTTCAATGGTAATTTTGTAAACCAAGCCATTCAATTTGGTGGTCAAGCTGGTCAGTATATAAACATATCCATAGGCAACCTATCCATAGAAAGAATGGGTGCTGCTATAGCCCAAACTGGAGATTTTACCAATGTAAACAACGGTTCTACCGCCGCAAATATAATGGCTTACTACAGTGGTTCCGGACCCATAAATGTAAGCACCACAGCAAGCGCCACAACTTACGATGGTGCCAATACAACTGCTTCACAAACAGTAGTAACATCCGATGTATTGTTTGATGGTAACAAACAGCTATTTATAAACGGTAACGAAGTTGTAGCAAGTGCATACGCCTCAGCCACAAACGCATACTTAGATGCAAATATAATAGCTGGCAACATAAACTCTGTATTCAACGGTACAGTTACAGCCCAAGCTTCCAACACACTACAAGGTACAGAAGCTTTCGGTACTATACAAGTAGCATCTTCTGCTACAGTAAGTATAGTAATATCAAGACAAGTAGAACAAAGCAGCACTGTAGGTGTTGGTTTTACATCACTTACAAACGCATCAGGTCAAGCAGAACAACTTGCAAACGGTCAATACGTAGGTACTGTATCTCAGACTATAAACCTAGTAGGTGGACAAACATACAGCTTACAAAATATAGTATCTGCTATAAATGGTGTTGCTACAAATACTGGTGTGTACGCCACCACAGACTCTACAGGTCAATACTTACAACTTTACACCACAGACGGTTCTACATTCCAAATAAATGTAAACGTAAACAACGCCCTTGGAGCATCAAGCTCACAACAAGCCACATACGGGTTAAACTTGGCAAAGTTTGGTGCTGTAACACCTGCAAGCTTAGACGGTACAGCTTCAGCTACATATGGAGCTGTAGTATCTGTGGGTTCATTGCAGATTACAAGCCCATCAAACCTACAAGTTGCATCATTTGGTCAAGGCGCAAGTACAAGCGACAATCTTATAAACAACCTTGTGTTCAATACACAAGTGTCAAACAGCTATATAAACGGATATAGCTCCACAAACACCACAACGGTAAACGGTGTCCAAACAGCTGGTTATAACTACTTTGTAAAAGATCTATTGGCTATAAACGTCACCAACACCCAAGGTGCAAACCAAGCTCAAATAATACTCCAAAACGCTATAAACTATGTTGATACCATAAGAGCTCAAGTAGGTTCTGTAATGCAACAAATGCAAACGCTTGCAAACGGAGATCAAACAGGTCAAACTAACACATTGAACGCTGAAGCAGCTATAAGAGACTTAAATGTATCTCAAGCAATGACCCAATATCAAAACGACAATACACTACAACAATCAGCCCTCGCAATGTTAGCTCAAGCAAACGCAGTCCCACAACAACTTCTCACGCTCTTCAGATAA
- the pyrH gene encoding UMP kinase, producing the protein MKYKRVLLKISGEALAGSQGFGIDKDVILSFSNEIKEAYDLGIQIAIVIGGGNIFRGLKAQASGMDRATADYMGMLATVINALAMQDTLERIHNIPTRVLSAIEMRQVAEPYIRRRAVRHLEKGRIVIFAAGTGNPFFSTDTAAALRAAEINADVFMKATKVDGIYTKDPAIYKDAELIKEISYIEIISKDLRIMDHTAITLCKDNNIPMVVFNIYQKGALKRILSGENIGTVVKSYNA; encoded by the coding sequence ATGAAGTATAAAAGGGTATTGTTAAAGATATCAGGTGAAGCCTTGGCGGGAAGCCAAGGTTTTGGTATAGATAAAGATGTTATTTTAAGCTTTTCAAATGAAATAAAAGAAGCTTACGATCTTGGTATTCAGATAGCTATCGTAATAGGTGGTGGAAACATATTTAGAGGTCTAAAAGCTCAAGCAAGTGGTATGGATAGAGCCACCGCCGATTATATGGGGATGCTTGCCACCGTTATAAACGCTTTAGCCATGCAAGATACGTTAGAAAGAATACACAACATACCTACTAGGGTTTTATCGGCTATAGAGATGAGACAAGTGGCAGAACCTTACATAAGAAGAAGGGCTGTAAGACACCTTGAAAAAGGAAGAATTGTTATATTTGCCGCTGGCACTGGAAACCCGTTTTTTTCCACAGATACAGCCGCTGCTTTAAGGGCTGCCGAGATAAACGCCGATGTTTTTATGAAAGCCACAAAAGTAGACGGCATATACACAAAAGACCCAGCTATTTATAAAGATGCAGAGCTTATAAAAGAAATATCTTACATAGAGATTATAAGTAAAGACCTAAGGATTATGGACCATACGGCTATCACCCTTTGTAAAGACAACAACATACCTATGGTGGTATTTAATATATATCAAAAAGGGGCTTTGAAGCGTATTTTATCCGGGGAAAATATAGGTACAGTGGTAAAAAGTTATAATGCTTAA
- the ribF gene encoding riboflavin biosynthesis protein RibF, protein MLKKPIALAVGNFDGVHLGHQHLLNTLVSKAKEKNLVPSVLMFDPHPLEVLEKESAPCIIYTIEERKEYIYKLGVENIFVINFTKEFSNISARDFIKDYVYEKLNTKLLIVGYDWRYGAKREGEFELAKEMGEMFGFEVIPSEPYKVDGHIVSSTLIRRLLKEAKFEDVKKYLGREYTIKRRVVRGKGLGSKIGFPTANISNTSNMCLKEGVYVVKVNGYLGVANYGKRPTVEYTNQNILEVHIIDFKGNLTDNILSITFLGFLREEKKFNSIEDLKVQIKTDIETAKSLFSNKSV, encoded by the coding sequence ATGCTTAAAAAGCCCATAGCTTTGGCTGTAGGTAACTTTGACGGCGTTCACCTGGGTCATCAGCATCTTTTAAATACTCTTGTTTCAAAAGCCAAAGAAAAAAACTTGGTACCCTCTGTTTTAATGTTTGATCCACATCCTTTGGAGGTGTTAGAAAAAGAATCCGCTCCTTGTATTATATATACCATAGAAGAAAGAAAAGAATATATATATAAACTTGGTGTTGAAAACATCTTTGTAATAAACTTCACTAAAGAATTTAGTAATATATCTGCAAGGGATTTTATAAAAGACTATGTTTATGAAAAGCTAAATACAAAGCTTTTGATAGTGGGATACGATTGGCGCTATGGAGCCAAAAGAGAAGGGGAGTTTGAACTTGCAAAAGAGATGGGAGAGATGTTTGGGTTTGAAGTAATACCCAGTGAACCTTACAAAGTGGATGGGCATATAGTAAGCAGTACTCTTATAAGAAGGCTTTTAAAAGAGGCAAAGTTTGAAGATGTTAAAAAATACCTTGGAAGAGAATATACTATTAAAAGACGTGTTGTAAGAGGAAAGGGTTTAGGCTCTAAAATAGGCTTTCCTACAGCAAACATATCAAACACGTCAAACATGTGTTTAAAAGAAGGTGTTTATGTTGTAAAAGTAAATGGATATCTTGGTGTGGCAAACTATGGCAAAAGACCCACTGTTGAATATACAAATCAAAATATACTAGAAGTGCATATTATAGATTTTAAAGGTAATTTAACTGATAATATTTTAAGTATAACGTTTTTAGGCTTTTTAAGAGAAGAAAAAAAGTTTAACTCCATAGAAGATCTAAAAGTCCAAATAAAAACTGATATAGAAACCGCTAAAAGTCTATTTTCTAATAAAAGCGTATAA
- the tsf gene encoding translation elongation factor Ts, which translates to MAVSSENVKLLREMTGAGMLDCKKALEEANGDIDKAKEILRIKGLAKADKKASRETKEGLIVAKSTPSKGAMVELACETDFVARNGSFKELANKILDYVLENVGDTKGESRDSSILQGKIDGITIEELLKEAIAKIGENIQLKRYCVVEGPNFSYIHGGGRIGVLLSYEGDNLDVVKDVALQIAAMRPEFLSPETVPQDVIEREKAIYMEQAKKEGKPENMLEKIAEGKLKKFYEEKTLLHQKFIKDEKKTIQDYTKANNVTIKGFCRFEIGT; encoded by the coding sequence ATGGCAGTTAGTTCTGAAAATGTAAAGCTTTTAAGAGAAATGACCGGCGCTGGGATGCTAGATTGTAAAAAAGCCCTTGAAGAGGCAAACGGCGATATAGACAAAGCCAAAGAGATACTTCGTATAAAAGGTTTGGCAAAAGCTGATAAAAAAGCCTCAAGAGAAACCAAAGAAGGTCTTATAGTGGCAAAATCAACACCTTCAAAAGGTGCAATGGTTGAGCTTGCCTGTGAAACAGATTTTGTGGCAAGAAACGGTTCTTTTAAAGAGCTTGCCAATAAAATCCTTGATTATGTATTGGAAAATGTAGGTGATACAAAAGGTGAATCAAGAGATAGTTCTATACTTCAAGGTAAAATAGACGGTATAACTATAGAAGAGCTTTTAAAAGAAGCTATAGCAAAAATAGGAGAAAACATACAACTAAAACGCTATTGTGTGGTAGAAGGACCAAACTTTTCATATATACATGGTGGTGGAAGAATAGGTGTATTGCTATCTTATGAAGGTGATAACCTTGATGTTGTAAAAGATGTTGCACTTCAAATAGCCGCTATGAGGCCAGAGTTTTTATCCCCTGAGACTGTGCCTCAAGATGTTATAGAAAGAGAAAAAGCCATATATATGGAACAAGCCAAAAAAGAGGGTAAACCTGAAAACATGCTTGAAAAGATAGCAGAAGGAAAGCTCAAAAAATTCTACGAAGAGAAAACGCTTTTACATCAGAAGTTTATAAAAGATGAGAAAAAGACTATTCAGGATTATACAAAAGCTAACAACGTAACTATAAAAGGCTTTTGCAGATTTGAAATAGGTACATGA